In Porphyromonas cangingivalis, a genomic segment contains:
- a CDS encoding collagen-like triple helix repeat-containing protein, translating into MKSVLYWVTLCLIAVSCTNLQVITPKGQEGEKGDTGMSSYDLWLTLLDKGQYPDWKGGRGEADFLIFLSGKDGKNGMTAYEEWKKMIATNTVEDPHNPGVIWTSSKNTERDFFWFLTGAKGDKGEKGDTGAKGEKGDKGDKGDKGDKGDKGDTGAKGDKGDKGEKGDKGEPGDNGNAGNAGNPGEKGDKGQPGLDAYTIWVNEAKKGTLKNPHPDMPGYEGEFWPVDKTSLDDFWVYLRGQNGKNTKEIIADYNLSFHATQIKDGGAGYNVHTGDAVLRITDRDTKPVPAGTPIIFGTEFGLPMQKQYTVRADGTITIPRADLLPNGTAIDKRVARAKLTINGKEEQTNIFVFPTQVKFKDGGWNIRNDWAPGLVRATTGATYIFDPAGSLAVVELDHRIKELSYNDVYKEWFGAQGGDKKIIFEITDINGTVLNSATDARVNDEWYARSEGDPVARRPLYFKTPTDTHKWGHNFAHDAGRVFSNESYYVRTKAVPKYFGIPGDIQSPIVEIPPMPRVPLLKNIKLSGGKALGEFEVLDPMYMDKIYTGYKESPTNPKLWIPAYTSFNNMVLNILVTKVNTAYTGAAKVGEYGFDFPITSTAQDLVGCRVYLSSPSGFTAVTPTSEAIPLNQQPHFRPVLLGTIELVDNEPRIKYSTDLGMTETHVPLKM; encoded by the coding sequence ATGAAAAGCGTATTGTATTGGGTGACACTGTGCCTCATCGCAGTGTCTTGTACCAATCTTCAGGTGATCACACCTAAAGGACAAGAGGGAGAAAAAGGGGACACGGGCATGAGTTCGTACGATCTCTGGTTAACTTTATTGGACAAAGGTCAGTACCCCGACTGGAAAGGAGGAAGAGGAGAGGCTGACTTTCTGATTTTCCTTTCAGGCAAGGATGGTAAGAACGGCATGACTGCTTACGAAGAGTGGAAAAAGATGATCGCCACAAACACTGTCGAAGATCCTCACAATCCTGGAGTCATCTGGACTTCTTCAAAAAACACGGAGAGGGATTTTTTCTGGTTCCTCACCGGGGCTAAAGGAGACAAAGGCGAAAAGGGCGACACCGGAGCCAAGGGTGAAAAGGGTGATAAAGGTGATAAAGGTGATAAAGGCGATAAAGGTGATAAAGGTGACACCGGAGCCAAGGGTGATAAAGGAGATAAAGGCGAAAAGGGCGACAAAGGTGAGCCCGGCGACAATGGCAACGCAGGAAATGCGGGCAATCCCGGAGAAAAGGGAGATAAGGGTCAACCGGGACTTGATGCCTATACTATTTGGGTAAATGAAGCCAAGAAGGGGACTCTCAAAAATCCTCATCCGGATATGCCAGGATATGAAGGTGAGTTTTGGCCTGTTGACAAGACGTCTTTGGATGATTTTTGGGTCTATCTAAGAGGTCAAAATGGCAAGAACACTAAGGAAATAATCGCAGACTATAATCTTTCTTTCCATGCCACTCAGATCAAAGATGGTGGGGCTGGCTACAATGTGCATACTGGTGATGCAGTATTGCGTATTACAGACCGTGATACAAAGCCCGTACCTGCAGGTACTCCTATCATCTTTGGCACAGAATTCGGTCTCCCAATGCAAAAGCAATATACTGTGAGGGCTGATGGTACCATCACTATACCCCGTGCAGATCTTCTTCCTAATGGTACTGCTATTGATAAGCGTGTGGCTCGAGCAAAGTTGACTATCAATGGCAAGGAAGAACAGACAAATATCTTTGTATTTCCAACTCAGGTCAAGTTTAAGGATGGAGGTTGGAATATTAGAAACGATTGGGCACCAGGTCTTGTCCGTGCGACAACAGGGGCTACATACATCTTTGACCCTGCTGGTTCATTAGCGGTTGTAGAGCTCGATCACCGTATTAAGGAACTCTCTTACAATGATGTTTATAAGGAGTGGTTCGGAGCTCAAGGTGGAGATAAAAAGATCATCTTTGAAATCACAGACATCAATGGTACCGTACTCAATAGTGCTACTGATGCTCGTGTTAATGATGAATGGTATGCGCGTAGTGAAGGGGATCCTGTAGCTCGTCGTCCATTATACTTTAAAACTCCCACAGATACCCACAAGTGGGGGCATAACTTTGCTCATGATGCAGGGCGTGTTTTTAGCAATGAGTCTTACTACGTACGTACAAAGGCTGTGCCTAAGTACTTTGGCATTCCTGGAGATATTCAGAGCCCGATCGTCGAGATCCCACCAATGCCACGTGTCCCATTGCTTAAGAATATTAAACTTTCTGGAGGTAAGGCTCTAGGTGAATTTGAGGTTCTTGATCCTATGTACATGGATAAGATTTACACAGGCTATAAGGAGTCTCCGACAAACCCAAAGCTTTGGATTCCGGCTTATACTTCATTCAATAATATGGTGCTCAATATTCTGGTGACGAAGGTGAACACAGCTTATACCGGTGCGGCCAAGGTGGGAGAGTATGGTTTTGACTTCCCCATCACCTCTACAGCTCAAGACCTAGTGGGTTGTAGGGTCTATTTGTCAAGTCCATCTGGATTTACAGCTGTTACGCCAACTAGTGAAGCTATTCCTTTGAACCAACAGCCTCACTTCAGACCTGTACTTCTCGGCACTATAGAGTTGGTTGATAATGAGCCACGCATCAAGTACTCTACCGACCTTGGTATGACTGAAACACATGTGCCTCTCAAGATGTAA
- a CDS encoding SusC/RagA family TonB-linked outer membrane protein: MRVNHNVLGQVTFVVSVAMVSAIGLLQARAADYPEGSPSGLIREVSTSHERLISESQQPQQPKGRALVGKVLDETKAPLPGAAIRIKGVKGGASAKVDGSFTIAIPQGLKEVIVEVSYIGMEKRSVKYTGQEPFVIVLKEEKNELSEVVITGYQKLKKNSFTGNATIVTKDQLLKTNNKNAIAALQTFEPSFRIKEANTWGSDPNRLPDFTIRGESSLSTSRGIDAENARRNQRTGLKDNPNLPIFILDGFEVSVQKIYDMDMNRIESMTILKDAAATALYGSRAANGVVVVTTVPPQPGEIRVNYNLTGGIELPDLSDYNLANAEEMLEIEKLSGEYTSFDGDPLEQLIRDLKWNNLVNEVRRGVRTDWLAQPLRNAFNQTHSVNISGGVESIRYGLDLTYNTHNGAMKGSYRDNYAAALTLDYRLGSKVQIMNQISYGLTKNEDSPFGSFDAYAKFKPYWTPYDNNHNLVKKINGKPNPLYSERFLGNYSGRGNLQDFTNNTSVNVYFSDSFYFKGQFSITQTKHNTESFLDPKDPDYSGETESTKKGFLSTSFASTLNWNLNAMLYYNKKFGEHFVNATFGTNIQETNNRNLSVSYSGFQLSNLNSPAYAAKQIDTKTPQTFAQTRLLGLLGALNYSYKDIYIADASFRFDGSSRFGRNKRFAPFWSVGVGVNFHKYDFLKDNPYVSLLRIRSTYGQVGNVNFPPYAAISTYRTAPYWYAGIPANTLIALGNPGMTWEKTNTLDLGISIGLFKDRLTLEANYYRKETNDQISQLNIRTSSGFETYHTNAGSILNTGYEFRLNAVPYQDRDWRVAINATMAANKNRVTSLGQEAEQYNKNIQDFHNGKLKIDSKGSEKAKNDYEKLMFIPLTQYYVGASTTAIYAVRSLGIDPSSGRELFLKRDGTPTYIWDAVDQLVVGDTSPKAQGAFSINVGWKRFYVNANFLYQFGGQQYNETLLQKVEHAEIRVGNVDRRVLLDRWKKPGDVVPFYDIALQIKTQPTSRYVQNNNYLAFSGFSAGYDFGSEVTQKLHLTSLGIRFNANEITRWSTIRQERGTSYPYAKNYSFTLTLGI; the protein is encoded by the coding sequence ATGAGAGTAAATCACAATGTTTTAGGACAAGTCACCTTCGTTGTGTCCGTCGCAATGGTCTCTGCAATTGGGCTGTTGCAAGCACGTGCGGCCGACTATCCCGAGGGTAGTCCTTCAGGTCTCATCAGGGAGGTCTCTACCTCTCATGAGAGGTTGATCTCTGAGAGCCAGCAGCCCCAACAACCCAAAGGGCGTGCCCTCGTGGGTAAGGTGCTCGATGAAACCAAGGCTCCTCTTCCAGGAGCTGCCATCCGTATCAAAGGTGTCAAGGGAGGTGCTTCTGCCAAGGTCGACGGATCATTTACGATCGCGATACCACAAGGGCTCAAGGAGGTCATCGTCGAAGTCTCTTACATAGGTATGGAGAAGCGTTCGGTCAAGTACACCGGACAAGAGCCTTTCGTGATCGTCCTCAAGGAGGAGAAGAACGAGCTTAGTGAGGTCGTCATCACAGGGTACCAGAAGTTGAAGAAAAATTCGTTTACGGGTAATGCAACGATCGTGACCAAGGATCAACTCTTGAAGACTAATAATAAGAATGCCATTGCCGCGCTTCAGACGTTCGAACCATCGTTCCGTATTAAGGAGGCAAACACATGGGGTTCTGACCCTAACCGTCTTCCGGACTTCACCATCCGTGGAGAGAGTAGCTTGAGCACCAGCCGTGGTATCGATGCAGAAAATGCGAGGCGTAACCAGCGTACAGGTCTCAAGGATAATCCTAACTTGCCTATCTTTATCCTTGATGGTTTTGAGGTGAGCGTGCAGAAAATCTATGATATGGATATGAACCGTATCGAGAGTATGACGATCCTTAAGGATGCCGCTGCTACTGCACTTTATGGTTCGAGAGCTGCCAATGGTGTCGTTGTCGTGACCACAGTGCCTCCACAACCTGGTGAGATCCGTGTCAACTACAACCTCACCGGGGGTATCGAGCTGCCTGATCTCTCGGACTATAACCTCGCCAATGCAGAGGAGATGCTTGAGATCGAAAAGTTGTCTGGAGAGTACACGTCTTTTGACGGCGACCCTTTGGAACAGTTGATTCGTGACCTCAAGTGGAACAATTTGGTCAATGAGGTGCGTCGTGGTGTACGTACAGATTGGTTGGCTCAGCCGCTTCGCAATGCTTTCAATCAAACGCACAGTGTGAATATTTCTGGAGGTGTGGAAAGCATCCGTTATGGTCTCGATCTGACTTACAATACGCACAATGGTGCTATGAAGGGATCTTATCGTGATAACTACGCTGCTGCCCTTACTCTTGATTATAGATTAGGGTCTAAGGTGCAGATTATGAATCAGATATCTTACGGGTTAACTAAGAACGAAGATTCTCCGTTCGGCTCTTTTGACGCGTATGCTAAGTTTAAGCCTTATTGGACTCCGTACGACAACAATCACAATCTTGTGAAGAAGATTAATGGCAAACCCAATCCTCTGTATAGTGAGAGGTTTTTGGGAAACTATTCCGGCAGAGGGAATCTTCAGGATTTTACCAACAACACCAGTGTCAACGTGTATTTCTCTGACTCGTTCTACTTCAAGGGACAGTTCTCTATCACTCAGACGAAACACAATACCGAAAGCTTCTTGGATCCCAAGGATCCTGATTACAGTGGAGAGACAGAAAGTACAAAGAAAGGTTTCTTGAGTACTTCATTTGCTTCGACATTGAACTGGAACCTCAACGCGATGTTGTACTACAACAAGAAGTTTGGCGAGCATTTCGTCAATGCTACGTTCGGTACGAACATCCAAGAGACCAACAACCGTAACCTTAGTGTGTCTTACTCAGGCTTCCAGTTGAGTAACCTCAACTCTCCTGCCTATGCCGCTAAACAGATCGACACCAAGACTCCACAGACATTTGCTCAGACTCGTCTTCTCGGTCTTCTTGGAGCGTTGAACTATTCTTATAAGGACATCTACATTGCTGATGCATCATTCCGTTTCGATGGATCCTCACGTTTCGGTCGAAACAAGCGTTTTGCGCCCTTCTGGTCTGTGGGGGTGGGGGTCAACTTCCACAAGTATGACTTCTTGAAGGATAATCCTTATGTTTCTCTCCTCAGGATCAGATCAACATACGGTCAAGTCGGTAATGTCAACTTCCCTCCCTATGCAGCCATATCTACCTATCGTACCGCGCCTTATTGGTATGCCGGTATCCCTGCGAACACTTTGATCGCTTTGGGTAACCCCGGCATGACTTGGGAAAAGACCAATACTCTTGACTTGGGAATCTCTATAGGTCTCTTCAAGGATAGACTCACGCTTGAAGCGAACTACTACCGTAAGGAAACCAATGATCAGATCTCTCAACTCAATATTCGCACTTCTTCGGGATTTGAGACTTATCATACCAATGCCGGCAGTATCCTCAATACCGGGTATGAGTTCAGACTCAATGCTGTGCCATATCAGGATAGAGACTGGCGCGTCGCTATCAATGCAACTATGGCTGCTAACAAGAATAGGGTGACATCACTTGGTCAGGAAGCGGAGCAGTACAACAAAAATATCCAAGACTTCCACAACGGAAAGTTGAAGATCGACTCCAAGGGCAGTGAAAAAGCCAAAAACGACTACGAGAAGCTGATGTTCATCCCATTGACTCAGTACTATGTGGGAGCGTCTACTACTGCTATCTATGCTGTCAGATCTTTAGGTATCGATCCATCATCCGGTCGTGAGCTCTTCCTCAAGAGAGACGGTACTCCCACTTATATCTGGGATGCAGTAGATCAACTTGTCGTGGGCGACACCAGTCCTAAGGCACAAGGAGCGTTTAGTATCAATGTCGGCTGGAAGAGATTTTATGTCAATGCCAACTTCCTTTATCAATTCGGTGGTCAGCAGTATAATGAAACGCTCTTACAGAAGGTCGAACATGCGGAGATCAGAGTTGGTAATGTTGACCGTCGTGTCCTTCTTGATAGATGGAAAAAGCCCGGAGATGTAGTGCCATTCTATGATATTGCACTTCAGATAAAGACCCAGCCTACTTCTCGTTACGTGCAGAACAATAACTATTTAGCATTCAGCGGTTTCTCTGCGGGGTATGATTTCGGTTCGGAAGTTACACAGAAGCTACACCTGACTTCTCTCGGTATTCGATTCAATGCGAATGAGATCACTCGTTGGTCAACCATCAGACAGGAGCGTGGTACAAGCTATCCTTATGCGAAGAATTACAGCTTTACGCTTACATTAGGAATATAA